A window of Streptomyces profundus genomic DNA:
AGGATGTGCCCGGCCTCGACCACATCAGCGAGTTCCGCATGGTCGACCTCGATGTGACGCTGCCGTCCGGCGACGTCCTTGAGCTCGACACCGTCGCCGCGGTCTCCGAGACCTATGACCGCGATGTGACCATGGAGACCCTGGAGGGCGACCTCTCGTCGGCCCTCGCCCCCGGTGCCATCGCGGTGAGCGAGTCGCACGCCGAGGATGAGGGCATCGCCTTCGGCGACGAGCTGCTGGTCGCCTTCGACGGCGGCGGCGAGACCACGCTGACGGTGGCGGCGATCATCGCCGACAGCGACATGCTCGGCGGCTGGCACTTCGGCGAGCAGACGCTGTTCGACCACGCCGACCAGGTCCCGCTCCCGGTGACCCTCTACATCAGCGCCGTCGACGGCCAGCAGGACGCCGCCCGCGCCGCCCTGGACGCGGCCGTCGAGCCGTACCCCCAGATGGAGGTCCGCGACCAGGCCGAGTTCAAGGACCTGATCGAGAGCCAGGTCGGCATGCTGCTCAACATGGTCTACGGCCTGCTGGCGCTGGCGATCATCGTGGCCGTGCTGGGTGTGGTGAACACCCTGGCGCTCTCGGTGGTGGAACGCACCAGGGAGATCGGCCTGATGCGGGCCATCGGTCTCTCCCGCCGCCAGCTGCGCCGGATGATTCGCCTGGAATCCGTGGTCATCGCCCTCTTCGGGGCGCTACTCGGCCTGGGCCTCGGCCTCGCCTGGGGCGCGGCCGGCCAGCAGCTGCTGGCCATGGAGGGCATGGAGTCGTTCGAGATCCCGTGGGGCACCATCATCGGTGTCTTCATCGGCTCCGCGGTGGTCGGCCTGCTGGCCGCCCTGCTGCCGGCCTTCCGCGCCGGCCGGATGAACGTGCTGAACGCCATCGCCACCGAGTGACCCTCGGGCCGCGACGGCCACCCACCCCCTCGGGGCCGCGACCCAGCCGGGTCGCGGCCCCGAGCCGTACGTTCCTTGCCTCCAAGGCAAGTAATTTGCCTCAGAGGGAAGAGGCGTGGCTCAATCGTGGGTATGCCCCCTGGCTCCTCCGGCTTCCCCGACCCCTCGGCCTCCGCTTCGGTCGCCGCGCGTGAGCTGCCCGTCATCTCGCCCCGGCTGCGGGAACTGCGCCGCCACGCCGGGCTGACCCTGGAGGCCGCGGCCCAGAGGGCGCAGCTGTCGCCCGCGCACCTCTCCCGACTGGAGACGGGCCATCGGCAGCCGTCGCTCCCCGTGCTGCTCGGCCTCGCCCGGATCTACGGCACCACCGTCTCCGGCCTGCTCGGCGAGACCGCCGCCCTTCCCGACCCCGTCATCCGCGCCGGCGAGGCGGTGCCCCAGGAGGTCGGCGGCTGGTCCTACCGGCAGGCCGGCGCCCCCGGCCGCGCCATGCACGCGCTGCGCGTGAGCGTCCCGGCCGGCGGCGGCCAGAGCGACCTGGTCCGGGTGCACCCGGGCGAGGAGTGGCTGCACGTCCTGTCCGGCCGACTGCTGCTCTCCCTCGGCGACTTCGAGCACACCCTCGACGCGGGGGACAGCGCCCACTTCGACTCCCTGACCCCGCACCGCATCCGTGCCGCCACCGCCCGGGGCGCCGAACTGCTCTTCGTGCACACGCTGCTGCGCAGCGCCGACGCCGAACTGTGCCTGGGCGAACCCCGCCACTGAGCCGCCCGAACCTGTTCGAAGGAGAACCCGGTCATGCCAGACATGCGCAAGGACACCATTCCCCGGGGCCTGTGGATCCGGGTCCTCCTCTACGGCCTCGTGGGCCATATCCTCGCGGGCTTCCTCGTTCTCCTCTTCACCGTCGGCAAGTAGCCGCCACACGGGGAAGGGCGCGGTCAGATGCCCGGCCCATAGCCGGGATCCGGGTGCTGGCGCGGTGACCACCACTCCAGGGCACCCCACAGCCCGAGGCCGAGCGCCGCGAGGGCGACGACCAGAGCGACCGAAGGCCGCGACCCGAGCCGGCAGGCCAGCGCCCAGGCGAGCGCGGGAAAGAGCGCGCAGGCGAGCACGACGAGCGGCACGCTCAGATCACGGGCGTGGTGCTCGAAACCGCCGTCCAGACTGAACGCGGCGCGCGGCCCCGCCAACAGCGCCGACGACACCGCCCCCACCCCGGCCAGGGCCAACCCCACACCGCGGGAGCGCTCCGCGACCGTACCCATGAGCCCTCCCAACACCGCCCTACCCGAACACCCGGTAGACGCCGACCAGCCACCCCCCGGTTCTCTTCCCCCTGCGCCAGCCCCCCCACCGCGACCCGACCGGGCGAAACCCACGCGTCGAGCCACAACACGCTCAACGGCCGCGCTTCCACCCCGCTCCGCGTCAACGGCCCGGCCAGGCCGCGGCCCGCGCTCGGTCCGCTCACGCCGGTCCGGCGTGAGGACGCCGCGCGGTGGGTGGTGTGCTTTCGGTCCGTCTGTGCCTGTGGGGCGCGGAGCGGTCCCGGCCGAAGCCCGCGTTTGGTCCGTTCAGGCCGGTCGGGCGTGGGGACGCCGCGCGGTGGGTGGTGTGCTTTCGGTCCGTCTGTGCCTGTGGGGCGCGGAGCGCTCCCGGCTGGGGCCCGTGTTTGGTTCGTTCAGGCCGGTCGGGCGTGGGGACGCCGCGCGGTGGGTGGTGTGCTTTCGGTCCGTCTGTGCCTGTGGGGCGCGGAGCGGTCCCGGCCGGGGCCCGCGTTTGGTCCGTTCACGCCGGTCGGGCGTGAGGACGCCGTTCACGCCGGTCCGGCGTGGGGACGCCGCGCGGTGGGTGGTGTGCTTTCGGTCCGTCTGTGCCTGTGGGGCGCGGAGCGGTCCCGGCTGGAGCCCGTGTTTGGTTCGTTCAGGCCGGTCCGGCGTGAGGACGCCGCGCGGTGGGTGGTGTGCTTTCGGTCCGTCTGTGCCTGTGGGGCGCGGAGCGCTCCCGGCCGGGGCCTGCGTTTGGTCCGTTCACGCCGGTCGGGCGTGAGGGCATCGCGCGGTGGGTGGTGTGCTTTCGGTCCGTCTGAGCCTGCGGGGCGCGGAGCGCTGCCGGCCGGGGCCCGCGCTCGGTCCGTTCAGGCCGGTCCGGCGTGAGGACGCCGTTCACGCCCGTCCGGCGTCAGGACGCCGTGGATTCGCGGATGATCAGGGTCGGCTGGCGTACTTTCGGGGCCTCCGCGCCAGCGGACTCCGCGGAACCGTTCAGGATGGCGAACATCGTGGCCGCCGCCGCGCGGCCAAGTTGGCTGAGGTCCTGGGCGATGGTGGTCAGCCGGGGGTGGACCAACTCCCCTATGGGCAGGTCGTCGTAGCCGATGACGGAGAGGTCGCGGGGCACCTCGAAGCCCAGCCGGCGCGCCTCGCTCATGCCGGCCACGGCCATCGTGTCGTTGGCGAAGAGCACCGCCGTCGGCCGGCGTTCCGGCTCCGCTCCGGAGAGCAGTTCCCGCACCGCCCGTACCGCCGCGTCCGCGGTGAAGTCCGAGACCATGATCCGGGCCGGCCGCAACCCCCGTTCGGCCAGGGCGGATTCGAAGACCCGGCGGCGGAATACGGTGTGCACCCGGTCTTCTGGGCCCGAGACATAGGCGACGCGGCGGTGGCCGAGGTCCGCCAGGTGGTCGACGGCCGCCCTGATCCCGGCGTCCTGTTCGCCGCCGGATCGGACGGAGGGGACGGGGTCGTCGCGCCAGGGCGTGCCGACGAGCACCGCCGGCAGTTGGAGCTGGCGGAGCAGCTCGAACCTGCCGTCGCCGACCCGGCTCTCGGTGAGGATCACCCCGTCGACCCGCCGTTCCTCGGCCAGCCGGCGGTAGGCCCGCTCCTCCGCGCCCGGCTCCTCGCCGACGATATGCAGCAGCAAACCGTAGTCCGCCGGGGCGAGTTCGCTCTCGATGCCGGAGATCAGCACCGAGAAGTGCGGGTCGGTGGCCAGGACGTCGGCCGACCGGCCGGCGACCATGCCGATGGCCTTGGTCCGCGCGCCGCGCAGGGCCACCGCCGTGGCGGACGGCGACCAACGCAGCTTGTCCGCCGCGTCCAGCACCCGTTGCCGGGTGGGCGCCGAGATCCCGGGC
This region includes:
- a CDS encoding helix-turn-helix domain-containing protein, yielding MPPGSSGFPDPSASASVAARELPVISPRLRELRRHAGLTLEAAAQRAQLSPAHLSRLETGHRQPSLPVLLGLARIYGTTVSGLLGETAALPDPVIRAGEAVPQEVGGWSYRQAGAPGRAMHALRVSVPAGGGQSDLVRVHPGEEWLHVLSGRLLLSLGDFEHTLDAGDSAHFDSLTPHRIRAATARGAELLFVHTLLRSADAELCLGEPRH
- a CDS encoding DUF6126 family protein is translated as MPDMRKDTIPRGLWIRVLLYGLVGHILAGFLVLLFTVGK
- a CDS encoding LacI family DNA-binding transcriptional regulator, with amino-acid sequence MGQVQHLAAQKNPGRGRRSDKPTIADVAALAGVSVSAVSKVVNNRPGISAPTRQRVLDAADKLRWSPSATAVALRGARTKAIGMVAGRSADVLATDPHFSVLISGIESELAPADYGLLLHIVGEEPGAEERAYRRLAEERRVDGVILTESRVGDGRFELLRQLQLPAVLVGTPWRDDPVPSVRSGGEQDAGIRAAVDHLADLGHRRVAYVSGPEDRVHTVFRRRVFESALAERGLRPARIMVSDFTADAAVRAVRELLSGAEPERRPTAVLFANDTMAVAGMSEARRLGFEVPRDLSVIGYDDLPIGELVHPRLTTIAQDLSQLGRAAAATMFAILNGSAESAGAEAPKVRQPTLIIRESTAS